GCTGGCCAGCCTGCGCTCGGAGTTTTGGGATACCTATAGCCGGACAGATCTGTGGCAGAGCGCCAAGCTGTCGACCAAGGCCATCGTGCGGCAGAAGGATGTGCTGATCCAAGCGGGCGTGGCCGAGATTGCGCCCGGCCAGGTGTACGACCTGGATACCCGTGGCCTGCCGTGCGTGCTGGTGGCAGGCAAGCCGGTGTACTCCTACCGCCAGGGTCGGCAGTTTGCCAACGCGTTGATCGAGGATTACACCCACGAGGCTTCGAAGGTCAACGATGTGTTCCGCAACGGTGTCTACATGCATCCAGACATGGATGACTACATCGCCCGCCTTGCCGACACCTTGGAGGCGTTGCCCAAGAACAATGCCGTCACGCTGTATCGCGGTGGTAACGCCGCGCGGGGTACCGGAGGCGAAGGTTATCGCAGTGGTCGCCTGCAAGTGGGCGATATCCTGGTCAACACCGACCTGAGCTCTTTCACCGAGAACCCCTACAAGGCCTGCGAGTTCGCATCGACCAGCAGTGGTGCAGAGGATGATGGCGCGATAAGCGTGTTCGATGACAGCTCGGTGATCTTCGAGTTGCCGGCGCAGCGTTATCAGGGCGGCACACCGATCAGCCCATTCTCTGTTTACCCGATGGAAGCGGAAACCCTGTTTTTGCCGGGACATTACTTTCGAATAGAGGGGTTGCAGCAAGCATACGGGGAGGGCTATCGCTTCATTCATGTGCAGCTGGCCCGCGTGGCCGAGCCTGGTACGGCGCTTGTGCATGACCTGCGGACCGGCCAACCTTTCAACCAGGAGGTCTACCGCGGGCGCTTCAGGAGCCAGGCGGTGGTGGACCGGTTTTTCCCGCCGGCATTGGCCAGCGCTGAGGCGTAGCGACTCGTCGTGGTGTGTCTTCAGGCCTGCTTGAGCAGCAGCGCCACGCCGGGGAAGTACTGCCCCAGCTCGTTGTGCAGCTTGCGGTAGGCGTAGGGGAAGTACCAGGCGATCGCGCAGGCGGTGTGTTTCTGCAGGTCGTCGACCAGGTCCTGCAGTTCCTCGGGGCTGGCGTGTTGTCCGGCCTTCCACGGGGTGACGAACAAGGCCCCGGCCTTGAGCTGGCTGGCGTAGGCGATCGCCTTGGCCTGGTTGGCGCTTTCCTGCAAGGCCGCCGCCAGGTCGAGGCGGGCGATGCGGGGCCAGCGTTGACTGGCGTGCAGGTGGATCGAGTCCTCGGCATTGCCGATGAACAGGTCGCCGCGCGCCTCGCGCTCGCCGTCGTCACGCTGTTTCTTGCTGGTGTACTGCTCCAGCGCCACTAGCTCGGCCTGCCAGGCCGCTGCCGCGAGCAACCCGGTGTTGGCCGCGGCGCCATGCCAGTAGGGGGCTTCGTTGTCGCCCTGGAACTGGTTGAAGCGGTCGATGCAGTCGACCCAGCGTTCCAAGGCTGGGCGCAGGAACTCCAGGCGTGGGTTGTTGATGATCAGGCCTTGCATGCTGCGCGCTCCTTGTCATTGTGGTCGCGGTCGGTCGCGGTAATGGCTATGTGATATCACTGCTTTGAGTGTGGCACAAGCTGGCGGATCGGCCATTGATCCAGGCCAGATCGGTCCACGCTCGATTGACGCTCCTGATGCAACCCTCTAACCTTCGCGGCGTGTTTCAGGTGCCCTGCGAGCCGTGGCTCGGCAGGGTGAAACTGGGAAGCCGGTGGGCGCCAAGCAAGGTGCGAGTCCGGCGCTGCCCCCGCAACGGTAGGTGAGTCAACGACCGCGCACGGCCACTGGGTTATCGCCTGGGAAGGCGCGCGGCCTGGGCCTGGCCCGCTCACAAGCCCGGAGACCGGCCTGCAACTGCCAACGGCATCACGGAGGGTGATGCGCTCAGCGATGTGGCCTGCGCCACGGCCCCTGCGCGCTCTCCGTCTGCCTGCCTTTCACCTGTCGCCCCACGCGGCAGCCTGCGGAGAACCCTGATGAGCGAATCCACCGAGCGCGACGAACGTCACCTGGCGCGCATGCAGCGCAAGAAGGCGATCATCGACGAGCGCATCGCCAATTCCCCCAATGAATGCGGCCTGCTGCTGGTGCTGACCGGCAACGGCAAGGGCAAGAGCAGCTCGGCCTTCGGCATGCTCGCCCGCGCCTTGGGCCACGGCATGCAGTGCGGCGTGGTGCAGTTCATCAAGGGCCGCAACAGCACCGGCGAGGAGCTGTTTTTCCGGCGCTTCCCCGAGCAGGTGCGCTACCACGTGATGGGCGAAGGCTTCACCTGGGAAACCCAGGACCGTCAGCACGACATCGCCGCCGCCGAGGCCGCCTGGGGGGTGTCGCGCCAGTTGCTGCAGGACCCGTCGGTGCAGTTCGTGGTGCTCGACGAGCTGAACATCGCCCTCAAGCACGGCTATCTGGACCTCGATCAGGTGCTGGCTGACATCCAGGCGCGCCCGCCGATGCAGCATGTCATCGTCACTGGTCGCGCTGCCAAGCCGCAGATGATCGACCTCGCCGACACCGTGACCGAGATGGGCATGCTCAAGCATGCCTTCCAGGCCGGCATCCGCGCGCAGAAGGGCGTCGAACTGTGAGTGAACCACGCCACTGCCCGGCGGTATTGATCGCAGCGCCCGCCTCCGGCCAGGGCAAGACCACCGTCACCGCCGCCCTGGCGCGCCTGCACCGTAACCTCGGGCGCAAGGTTCGGGTGTTCAAGTGCGGGCCGGACTTTCTCGACCCGATGATCCTCGAGCGAGCCAGTGGCGCGCCGGTGTACCAGCTCGACCTGTGGATGATTGGCGCCGACGAGAGCCGTCGCCTGTTGTGGCAAGCGGCCGCCGAGGCCGACCTGATCCTGATCGAAGGGGTGATGGGGCTGTTCGATGGCACGCCGTCCAGTGCCGACCTGGCGCGGCACTTCGGCGTGCCGGTATTGGCGGTGATCGATGGCACGGCCATGGCCCAGACCTTCGGCGCCCTGGCCCTGGGCCTGGCGCGCTATCAGCCCGACCTGCCGTTCGCCGGGGTACTGGCCAACCGGGTCGGCAGCCTGCGCCATGCGCAATTGCTCGAAGGCAGCTTGACCGAAGACCTGCGCTGGTATGGCGGCTTGTCCCGCGAGCGCGGCATCGAGTTGCCCAGCCGTCACCTCGGGCTGGTCCAGGCCAGCGAGCTGAACGACTTGGACGCCCGC
The window above is part of the Pseudomonas muyukensis genome. Proteins encoded here:
- the cobO gene encoding cob(I)yrinic acid a,c-diamide adenosyltransferase, encoding MSESTERDERHLARMQRKKAIIDERIANSPNECGLLLVLTGNGKGKSSSAFGMLARALGHGMQCGVVQFIKGRNSTGEELFFRRFPEQVRYHVMGEGFTWETQDRQHDIAAAEAAWGVSRQLLQDPSVQFVVLDELNIALKHGYLDLDQVLADIQARPPMQHVIVTGRAAKPQMIDLADTVTEMGMLKHAFQAGIRAQKGVEL